Within the Gopherus evgoodei ecotype Sinaloan lineage chromosome 18, rGopEvg1_v1.p, whole genome shotgun sequence genome, the region TAATATGTAAGCTATAGCATAGACATCTTCTACTAGAGGTAACAGAAGATCAGTTTGGCTTGTGGCTCCTGTATTATTGATGCTTTTTAGTCTCTAGGGCAAATCATAATATATTAGAAATATTAGTCCCAGCATATGAAAAAAAGTTAGCAAgtttgctttcattttaaagatgCTGCCCAGAGAGTTTAGTTAGAATTTGAGATGTTGACAagggctaatttttaaaaagagtttatttttttttaaaaaaaaaaaaccaactcttcTGTCTGTAGGACAGTGATGTAGTGAGAAAGACCTGGTTCTTCCACCACTGACTGCATTGTTCAGTCCATAAGTTTTAAAATTCACTTAACCTACTTctactcccccctcctccccacccaattATGTAACTGGGCTCTGGTCCTGTGCTCTGAAAGGAAAGGAAACCACAATTGGCTTTCTTAGAAAGTCCAGTTTCTAATGCACCAAGGAATCCCTGAATAGTTTGGATTTGCTACAGTCATCACAGTCTCCTTGTTCTTCCTCTGGAAAGCGGCAGCTGCAGGCATCTTCCTCCTGAGTCGCTTGCTCAGGCCTTACCTTCACTAAACAGAAAGAGATGATTAACTTGAATTGCATTTTTTATCATTCATATGTCATTTTCCCTCAGCAATGACTGCATGGTGTTAACAAGTTATTCAGAATTGTTCAGGTTATTTGACCTGAAATTGCCTTTTTCTCCAAAGATATTTCCTAGTAAGTTAGTCTATTGtgctttgctttccccaatgcacaggaGGCTCTCATTGTGAGGAGAGCTGGCAGCATGGAATCTCCAGACTTCAGAGAACAATACTGCTTTCCTTTGTAGATTGAAACACCACTATTGGCACCAAATAGGTTTCATACGTGGATTTATTCTAATCCATATATTAGTGGCAAGGTTGATTTTGCTCATaaaacagggctttggagtggagcctggagctggagcgcagagcagctgtgaagcagtgaagctgcaggtttttgcctggagctggagcggagccagagcacagctccaaattCCTGCTCGTAAACCAGTTTCTTTAAGGAAATTTCTACTAATGGAGATAACCAGCAGAGATTTAGAATaatagaaaatcagggttggacgggacctcagaaggtcatctagtccaaccccctgctcaagcagaATTAATTCCcagttaaatcatcccagccagggctttgtcaagcctgaccttaaaaatctcttagGAAGgggattccatcacctccctaggtaaaccattccagtgcttcaccactctccgagtgaaaaagtttttatccaatatccaacctaaacctccgccactgcaacttgagaccatgactccttgttctgtcatctgctaccactgagaacagtctagatccatcctctttggaaccccctttcaggtagttgaaagcagctatcaaatcccccctcattcctctcttctgcagactaaacaatcccacttccctcagcctctcctcataagtcatgtgttccagcccctaatcatttttgttgccctccactggactctttccaatttttccacatccttcttgtagtgtggggaccaaaactggacatagtactccagatgaggcctcaccaatgtcaaataaagGGGAATCATcatgtccctccatctgctggcagcgCCTCTACTTACatacccaaaatgccattagccttcttggcaacaagggcacactgttgactcatatccagtttctcatccactgtaacccctaggtccttttctgcagaactgcttcctagccattcggtccctagtctgtagcagtgcatggaattcttccgtcctaagtgcaggactctgcacttgtccttgttgaacctcatcagatttcttttggcccaatcctctaatttgtctaggtccttctgcatcctatccctaccctccagcgtatctaccactcctcccaatttagtgtcatctgcaaacttgctgagagtgtagtccatgccatcctccagattgttactgaagatattgaacaaaactggccccaggaccgacccttggggcactctgcttgataccagctgccaactagacatagagaccttgatcactacccattgagcctgacgatctagccatcttatagtccattcatccagcccatatttctctaacttgctggcaagttatatacataaatatacaGAGTCAACTGCTGTTTGACTACAACAGAACATGTACATGGTTAATTCTACTTTTCTTACCCATCCCATGAACATCTCATGGTTGAAAtatctgattttattttcagcTGATAGTTcaaagtgtgtgcgtgtgtatgtgtatatgcataaacacacacaatttagTGCCAACATGGTAACATAGTGTACACAGGTTCTGTactccaaagaccttacaatttGAATGGACAAACAATATAAACAAAGGAATAGGTAGCAGAAcacagggagattgtggaatcaaGAGGAAGCAGAAGAGTGTCACCCTTCAATCTGTTTAAATTTTATGTTTTGGATTTTCAGCTAACATGTTAACTCCTCTCTCTGCAGGGAGGGTTTATAAGCTTTTTGGAGGAAATCCATTTTCAGGAAGGAAATGAAGGGGAGGACTGAAACTTGCCAGATCAAGTCAAGGACGAAgttccagctgcaggaagcttcaCAGGAAAGGGTGTGGACAAAAGGATGGGtttccttcccttttcttccttccATGTCACTTGTGAGACACATTAAAAGATTAGCCAAGACACACTCCACAATACCTCCAGGGTGCATAAATACATAGAACCATGAGATACTAATTAAACCATGGAGGGAGTAGTCTTAGCATGTTGTGACTGGCATTCTGTTGGGAGTTCAAAACTCAGATTGAGGTGGCATGTAACATACTGTGTTCTTAGCTCATGCCTGTCTAAGTAAACATGTCCTTCCCCATACAGAAGCAGAGATACTGAGGAAGATAGGAGGTTTCTCTACCATTGTGCAGGTGATGTCCCACTGGTACACCTAAGAGTGTCATTTCCTGGGAACTTCCTGTGGTTTCATTTGTTGTCGGTCTTAGTCAGGTAGGAACCTGTCAAATATTGTATCTTTACAAAATTGTGTCACCTCTAGAGCAGGGTCACACTTTTTGGCCAAATAGTTTAGTTTCCAAAAAATGCTGTTTCGATGAACCTGCAACTATTCATGAATTTCCTAGCTAAAACTAATTGGGTCAAAAACTTTTTCAGCGCCAGTGTCAGAAACGCATGTGTGTCTGTATGTCGTCCTCCTAACCTTTTGCCCAGTGGTCAGGGGACTTGACACACCATTTTGATCATGCAGAGAGATGATTCAAGTTTTCATAGCCTACCTCCCAAGTGAGTGCCTTAATCACCAGGCTATAAAGTTATTTGCATTTTCtctttggcccaatgaatatttaagtagTTAATATGAAGTGAAACaacttcaacagaagagactgagagcAACCTACACAGAATAGCCTATAGCCTGGTGCTTCAGATGCTCATTTGGGAGGGAGATGTGAGTCTGAGTCCCTGCTCCACAGTGTGGATTCAAATGTGGTTCTCCTCCATCCCAGGCAAGTGCACTAAATCACTGGGATAAAGGTTAAAAGGGGACAGACATGGATGGAGACACACACTTTTTCTGACTGAAATGAAACAGATGATCCAAAATAGACTCTTCCAATTTGCATACAAAGTCTGAATATTTTCTGAACGGaaccaattttttgttttgatttttaatttgctGGCTGACTCCAAAAAAATAAATTACTCACCGAGCTCCAGTCACTACCAAATTCCAAAGGGCCACGGGAGACCTCCTTTGTAACATTTCGAAAGCTAATTTCCTCCCaatagcctgatttttttttaaataataataaaaaactaaAACCTGATTTTCTTTTCACAGTATAGTGACTGATGTTCAAAGaacacatttttaagttcaactatGCTGCTAGCTTTCAACGAAACTCTGAAATCTGGATTCTTGCCTGCTTGCCAACCACTAGGAAAAGGAAGTTTGTAGGTAGCATGTCTTACTTTTCTTGAACATAGCAGGTAGTTTCTTTTTGTCGCAGATGCTGAAGCACACATACAAAGGCAGCAGAAACATTATGCATACCACCACGGCCACAGTAACAGCGATCCCAATGGTGACCACCTGAAGATCCTTCCCTAAGAAGCAAAAATATTCCTTAAAAAATGATTGCAGAGCAAAGCTCCCCTGCAATGGAAGCAGCTGGATTATTTGTCCCTAAACAACAAGAGctacttttgtttttgcttttactGCTCAGAGTTGCTGCTGCTGTGAGACTGGAGACAAATAAAAGGACCCTTAAGTTCAGTTATAAGCACGAGAGCTATAGTTTATTTAATTCCAAGGCAAGCTATAACTATTTCACTCTAGCGAGGAATTATTATGTAATAACTCACCTTGTACATGGACAGGGACTATGATGGAAATGGGGGATGGAGTCCTAGTTTCTGAAGCTTGTTCGCAAACCACATCACTCCTATTAGTCCCATTCACCAGGACCTTATCTGGAAGGCATcttaaatatgttaaaaaaaaaaaagtatgaaaatgAATTAAACCCCAACCCAAAAGCTATatcacttgttttttaaaaaagtacttaCTTTGTCCATTGTCTgcagggaccattggtctgattgtTAAATGTCCCACTGGGACAAGTTTGGCAAGCTTTGAAAAAATACAAAGAGTTACCATTTATATAAACTGAAGTTTAACATGGTGCAAGACACATTATTGTACAGCTGAGCAAAAGTAATTTAGCATTTCTTTATCAATGTTCATCATCAATGGCTTGTATAAACACAAATGTAAGGATTGGTAAAGGTCTTACATTAACTAAGTCAATATTTTAATAAGTGGCTTTCTCTGTAAACAAGTTGCTCGAGGCCCCTGAACTTGAGCTGACAGGACTAATTCTGTTAATATATTTCCAGTCAACTATCCAATTATGAGCTGTGCCCCAAGACCAAATTGTCTCTATTCTTGTTATTCCAGAGTTCTGCAAGTATCTTTTCTTTGTCACTGGTAAACATAGGCCTTGGTCCTTTGGGATAAGGTCCTactaaattcacagccatgaaaaatgcgtcatggaccgtgaaatctgatctcccaccatgaaatctggtcttttgtgtacttttaccctatactatacagatttcacaggggagaccaggctctctcaaactggggatcctaACCAAAAAGGGATTTAcaggggggtcatggtattgccaccttcaCTTCGACTGCCCTCAGAGCTAgacagctggagagcagctgctgttggccaggcacgcagctctgagggcagcgcacctgccagcagcagtgcagaagacaGCGCcgttctccagcagcagcacataagtaagggtagcagtaccaaaccccacccccagctacaataaccttgtgaccccatcACCCCAACTCCATtttcggtcaggacccctacagttacagcaccctgaaatttcagatttaaataggattttaaaaattttgtGATTTCagctatgaccatgaaattgaccaacttggactgaatttggtagggccctacctatgttAATGGAGTTTTACTGAGCTAATGAACCAGCAAATAATACaataaggccccaattctgcaaacagtcACTTGGACTTTTCTACTATTATTGGCACCTTAACAGTTTTACATAGAGTAACAGGACAAAGGCCGCCATACCTTCTTCAAGAGGTTCCTGACCTACGCCACAGTTTTCTACACATTTAGAACAGTCTTTTCCAATACAGCGATGCCCATCCTTACATGCACATTCTGCATCCATTGTTGGAGAACACTCCCTTTTATATTTGAATTTCCCTGTAGAGCAAAAACAGATATCCCATATTGACACCCATTCCGCTAAGAATCTGGGACAGAAATGAGCTCATCCTAAAACATCGTAACAGGGCTGTGATGAGCAGAGGGACCTCCTGCCTGATTTTCTTCAGAGGATTCAAGCTGAGAGTGCAGGCCAGAAAAGTAAAATGGATGCACCAAACtgattttcacttttaaaaaaaagttaacttaagaacagccgtaccgggtcagaccaaaaggtccatctagctcagtatctgtctaccgacagtggccaatgccaggtgccccagagggagtgaacttaacagaaaatgatcaagtgatctctctcctgccatccatctccatcctctgacaaacagaggctaaggacaccattccttacccatcctggctaatagccattcatggtggtgaagtccataaatttatccagttctctttaaaacactgttatagtcctagccttcacaacctcctcaggtaacgagttccacaagctgactgtaccctacgtgaagaagaacttccttttatttgttttaaatctgctgcttatgaatttcatttggtgacccctagttcttgtattatgggaataagtaaataacttttccttatccactttctccacatcacacatgcttttatatacctctatcatatccccccttagtctcctctttcccaagctgaagaggcctagcctctttaatctttcctcatatgggaccctctccaaacccctaatcattttacttgcccttttctgaaccttttctagtgccagtattttttttttcctttttagtaaTACAAGGGTATCCAAACTGAGCCCAGTTGAGGGCTTTATTACAAAAGCCCTTATGACAGCTAAGGACCAAATTTTTGCTTACATACTTATTACAGTCACAAAAATACAGCCATGCACTTCTGACTCACACAAAAAACAAGAGCTGTGGTATATTAACATATCTACCTTTCCACAATTTTATTTCCAAGTGAAACtttgcatggggggaggggggaacagcaTACAGAGATATGCGGTTTAAAAGGCCCATGGATCTAGAGATTATTAATCATGTACCAACAGTGCGCTTAGCTTAGCTTCCAAGGCTGAACAATTCCATTTACAGTTCAACGTCTATGTATACTACACAATGCTATGCTCACACACCTActagatcagggatgggcaaactacagcctatgGGTCGCATCTGGCCTGCCAGtcattttaatccggccctcaagctcctgctggggagcagggtctggtgtTTGCCcctctcagggggtggggagggaagcagggtcaggggcgctccacatggctcccggaagcagcgacgTCTTCCCCGCTCCAGCTTTGATGTGTAGGGGCAGCTAGG harbors:
- the TNFRSF9 gene encoding tumor necrosis factor receptor superfamily member 9, whose translation is MRRSAGKEARPFRRRRETPRPAPEQPLAAEPMGRDHSPLAATAALLLLLSLASAALTSALPQLCSPGKFLGCADCGKSPDEVCLACPRGTFSATVSARESCTRCRRCEGKFKYKRECSPTMDAECACKDGHRCIGKDCSKCVENCGVGQEPLEEACQTCPSGTFNNQTNGPCRQWTKCLPDKVLVNGTNRSDVVCEQASETRTPSPISIIVPVHVQGKDLQVVTIGIAVTVAVVVCIMFLLPLYVCFSICDKKKLPAMFKKMKVRPEQATQEEDACSCRFPEEEQGDCDDCSKSKLFRDSLVH